CTATGGGGTATTTCTCACCCCTTCCAGTATATCTGGGCTTAATACTTCAGATGAATCGGGAGCTGCTTTGTGCAAAACCGATATATCCCCCGTTGCTTCCAAAACTACCGCTTGAACCTGGTTAAAATTTAGGACATTGGCCTCTCTCAACTTGGCGATTAACTGGGATTTTTGGATTCTGGCATATTTTAGATTTTCATAAAGAATAGTGGTGCCGTCCATAAGTAAAATGGGCTTATTGGAAATTAGCCGGTCCAGAGGTTTGAATCTCTTTTGCAGGGTGGAAAAGGAATAGGTAAGGACCAACAATCCGGCTATGGCCGCGGCTCCATGTACGATTGAAGTACTTGAGGTCAAGGTAGAGGAGATGATACTGCCAATGGCCACGGTAAAGGCAAAATCGTAAGCGGTAAATTTGGCAAAGGACCTTAAACCTATGATTCGAGTCAATAGGACAATGACTATAAAAATTAAAAAGCTTCCTATAAGCGTCTCCCACAAGGGGTCGGTCACACTATATATCCAATCCATATATTTTGTTTTAGCGGTTATTGGTACCCAGGTCTTTCTGAAATTGAAAAGTTCCTAACCCTTTGTTAATCTTTTAAATCTATGGTTTAAGAATGGGCATCCAAGGCTTTTAAAATTTTTAAATTTGCTCAAAAGACCAAAATGTCCGTAAATATCCACCCAAGTTGGAAAAAAGAGTTAAAAGAAGAGTTTGAAAAACCCTATTTCAAGCAATTGACCGAATTCGTACGTGAAGAATATGCCCAACACACATGTTATCCTAAGGGAAATGAAATTTTTTCAGCATTTGACCATTGTCCTTTCGACAGCACCAAGGTTGTAATCATTGGTCAAGATCCATACCATGGGCCTGGACAGGCAAATGGGCTATGTTTTTCCGTGAAAGAGGGTGTTCCACATCCGCCGTCCTTGATTAACATTTTCAAGGAAATTCAAGCGGACCTGTCAGTGCCTTATCCAAAAAGTGGTAATCTGGAGCGGTGGGCGGACCAAGGGGTGTTGTTGTTAAACGCAACCTTAACGGTACGCGCACATCAAGCCGGAAGCCATCAAGGTAAGGGCTGGGAAATCTTCACAGACGCGGTCATTCGAAAGTTGTCGGCACGGGAATCGCCAATGGTGTTTTTGCTATGGGGCGGTTTTGCCAAGAAAAAAACAAAGTTGATTGATGCTAAAAGACATCATATACTTACCTCTGGTCATCCTTCTCCGTTAAGTGCCAATAGAGGATATTGGTTTGGAAATCGTCATTTTTCCCAGTGTAACAAAATTTTAAGGGGGTTGAACAATAAAATTGTTGATTGGTAAGTTTTGTATTGTACGTATTTTATGTAATTTGTAGATAGTAAATTCTTAAACTAACTTTAAGTAAAATCCCCGATAATGAGCAAGTTCGAAAACTTAAATTCAATTTTGTTGATAGATGATGATGAATCCAGCAACTTTCTACACTCCATTTTTATAAACAAATTAGGTTTGGACATTGAAATAAATTCCGCCTTAAACGGTCAGGAAGGTTTGGATTTCATTTTGGATAAAGGATTGAAGAAACTCTCTTTGCCCTGTATGGTCATGTTGGATCTTAGAATGCCGGTAAAGGATGGTTGGGAATTCATAAAAATGTACGAAGAACAGGTTCCAAACGAGTTAAAGGAACAACTGGTGGTAGTTTTGGTGACCGTGAGCGACAACGAAGAAGACAAGCAAAGGGCAGAAGCCAATCCGTACATTATGGATTACGCACAAAAGCCACTATCCGATAGTACATTTAAAAAATTGATTGGAAAACATTTCAATTTGACTTCCGTCGTATAGCAAAAGTGTTATACTAGAAAGTGGTCGGCGCTTAATTTTTTAGGTATTAAACTCAATTCTAACAGGGTATTCTGTACGTTTTCCAAGGTTTTAATTGGTAGCTGTTTCTGACTCCATTCCGTAATGGCCATCCACTCTTGAATATCCTCTAATTTTTGACCATATCTATTAGCAAGGGTCCGGTCAATACTTGGAATGCCCTTAAATTCCGAAGTGTAAAGATTGATTACCTCGGTGATATGACCTAATATGTCTGATTGTTCCTCCAAAAACTTCTGTGTTGCGACCAGCATAAAACAAGGCCATGGCGTTGGACAGTCTCCCAATCTCTTAAATATTCCCTGATCTACAAGAGGTTTTGTGGTAAAATGTTCCCACATAAAATAGTCGGCGCTACCTTCGGTCAGGCTTTGAACGGCTCCATCAAGATTATTAATGACATTAAACTGCAGTTTATTGGCATCCCACCCCTCGTTTTGGGCCTGTACGTAGGCCATCAAATGACTGCCGCTCCCAAACCGACTTATAGCCGCCGTTGTTCCTTCCAAATCGCTTAACACCTTAAAATCACT
This window of the Maribacter cobaltidurans genome carries:
- a CDS encoding uracil-DNA glycosylase, which translates into the protein MSVNIHPSWKKELKEEFEKPYFKQLTEFVREEYAQHTCYPKGNEIFSAFDHCPFDSTKVVIIGQDPYHGPGQANGLCFSVKEGVPHPPSLINIFKEIQADLSVPYPKSGNLERWADQGVLLLNATLTVRAHQAGSHQGKGWEIFTDAVIRKLSARESPMVFLLWGGFAKKKTKLIDAKRHHILTSGHPSPLSANRGYWFGNRHFSQCNKILRGLNNKIVDW
- a CDS encoding response regulator; translated protein: MSKFENLNSILLIDDDESSNFLHSIFINKLGLDIEINSALNGQEGLDFILDKGLKKLSLPCMVMLDLRMPVKDGWEFIKMYEEQVPNELKEQLVVVLVTVSDNEEDKQRAEANPYIMDYAQKPLSDSTFKKLIGKHFNLTSVV
- a CDS encoding substrate-binding domain-containing protein; this translates as MKTVKIIGVPEHFNLPWHLAIEEGAFQERGIDLQWTDIPEGTGKMCNMLEHGETDLAIILTEGIVKSITEGNPVKIVQEYIATPLLWGVHVGDKSDFKVLSDLEGTTAAISRFGSGSHLMAYVQAQNEGWDANKLQFNVINNLDGAVQSLTEGSADYFMWEHFTTKPLVDQGIFKRLGDCPTPWPCFMLVATQKFLEEQSDILGHITEVINLYTSEFKGIPSIDRTLANRYGQKLEDIQEWMAITEWSQKQLPIKTLENVQNTLLELSLIPKKLSADHFLV
- a CDS encoding DUF421 domain-containing protein, which produces MDWIYSVTDPLWETLIGSFLIFIVIVLLTRIIGLRSFAKFTAYDFAFTVAIGSIISSTLTSSTSIVHGAAAIAGLLVLTYSFSTLQKRFKPLDRLISNKPILLMDGTTILYENLKYARIQKSQLIAKLREANVLNFNQVQAVVLEATGDISVLHKAAPDSSEVLSPDILEGVRNTP